From Halotia branconii CENA392, the proteins below share one genomic window:
- a CDS encoding serine/threonine phosphatase produces the protein MLICPQCKFENPHDHKFCQNCGASLTHRDCPECMTEVPINAQYCQNCGAECGTVWWAIVAQIATGEKIQEQTSEQQDKENFSNVPISPLQITIGSYLDSEQRYQVLELLPTQDENTAITEIYLRVLDCQPYQISPIDVLLANQQQDLVTPSVEVNAISNLAKAYIVLQPQNHPDIPAIHNAWQQDDMQVILIEDRSNWQYLLELWQKETTSSLQILHWCYQMTKLWTILEPVRCRQSLLELSNLRLDEDQTLALQRLYVETLDVTSAIKLPEDEEADTFVTQNPPLTVKALGQVWQTLFRQSQRTQFGSIVQILEDLELNKIQTIAHLRSRLQDIKIELEVPIPTTFEPMEEKDIAVSATLPTDELEEDIALRNDDLPTVVLSMQLSTLEDAGRTDVGRQRHHNEDCFGIETKIDKLELPRNRVLEARGLYILCDGMGGHAGGEVASELAVNTLRKYFQTHWVGNQLPTKDSIREAVNLANQAIYEVNQQDARSGVGRMGTTLVMLLIQDTQAAVAHVGDSRLYSLTRKRGLEQITVDHEVGQREIARGVEASIAYARPDAYQLTQALGPRDEKSINPDVNFFEINEDSLLLLVSDGLSDNDLLENHWQTHLNPLLSSGANLERGVTELIDLANQYNGHDNITAILVRAKVRPNMEGTGD, from the coding sequence ATGCTGATTTGCCCTCAGTGTAAATTTGAAAACCCCCATGATCATAAATTTTGTCAAAACTGTGGCGCGTCCCTGACCCACAGAGATTGTCCTGAATGCATGACTGAAGTGCCTATAAATGCACAATATTGTCAAAACTGTGGTGCGGAATGCGGAACAGTTTGGTGGGCAATTGTTGCTCAGATAGCGACTGGGGAAAAAATACAAGAGCAGACAAGTGAACAACAGGACAAGGAAAACTTTTCTAATGTACCTATTTCGCCATTACAAATAACAATAGGCTCTTATTTAGATTCAGAACAACGCTATCAAGTGTTAGAACTGCTACCAACACAAGATGAAAACACGGCTATTACTGAAATATATCTCCGAGTTTTAGATTGTCAGCCGTATCAAATATCACCTATTGATGTACTATTAGCCAATCAGCAGCAGGATTTAGTAACGCCATCTGTAGAAGTCAATGCAATTTCTAACCTTGCTAAAGCTTATATTGTTTTACAGCCTCAAAATCATCCAGACATACCAGCGATTCATAATGCATGGCAGCAGGATGATATGCAGGTGATATTAATCGAAGATCGTTCCAATTGGCAATATTTGCTCGAACTCTGGCAAAAAGAAACAACGAGTTCGTTGCAAATTTTACACTGGTGTTATCAGATGACCAAACTTTGGACGATACTAGAGCCAGTGCGTTGTCGTCAAAGTTTGTTGGAATTATCGAATCTGCGATTGGATGAAGACCAAACCTTAGCGCTACAACGTTTATACGTGGAAACACTAGATGTTACATCTGCTATAAAACTGCCAGAAGATGAAGAAGCAGATACCTTTGTTACCCAAAATCCGCCTTTAACCGTCAAAGCTTTAGGTCAAGTTTGGCAAACGCTATTTAGACAATCTCAACGCACTCAATTTGGCTCAATAGTGCAGATTTTAGAAGATTTGGAACTAAATAAAATTCAGACGATCGCTCATTTGCGATCGCGCCTACAGGACATCAAAATTGAATTAGAAGTACCCATCCCTACAACTTTTGAACCAATGGAAGAAAAAGACATCGCCGTGTCTGCTACCCTGCCAACAGATGAGCTAGAAGAAGATATTGCACTCAGAAATGATGATTTGCCAACAGTCGTACTGTCAATGCAGTTAAGCACTCTCGAAGATGCTGGACGCACCGACGTAGGACGGCAACGTCATCACAATGAAGACTGTTTTGGTATTGAAACCAAAATTGACAAGCTAGAATTGCCCCGAAACCGAGTTTTAGAAGCTCGTGGCTTGTATATCCTCTGCGATGGTATGGGCGGTCATGCTGGGGGCGAAGTTGCCAGTGAGTTGGCAGTCAATACCCTACGGAAATACTTTCAAACACACTGGGTTGGCAACCAACTACCAACGAAAGACAGTATCCGTGAAGCCGTCAATTTAGCTAATCAAGCAATTTACGAAGTCAATCAACAAGATGCCCGTTCTGGTGTTGGGCGCATGGGTACGACTTTGGTGATGCTTTTAATTCAAGATACACAAGCAGCAGTTGCCCATGTAGGAGATAGTCGCCTCTACAGCCTGACTCGCAAACGGGGGCTAGAACAAATCACAGTAGATCACGAAGTTGGTCAACGAGAAATTGCCCGTGGAGTGGAAGCCAGCATCGCTTATGCCCGTCCCGATGCCTATCAACTAACCCAAGCTTTGGGGCCTCGTGACGAAAAGTCGATTAATCCGGATGTTAATTTTTTTGAGATTAATGAAGATAGTTTGCTGCTTTTAGTTTCAGATGGTTTATCAGATAATGATTTACTAGAGAACCATTGGCAGACTCATCTTAATCCCCTACTGAGTTCTGGGGCTAACTTGGAAAGGGGTGTGACAGAATTAATTGACTTAGCAAACCAATACAATGGTCATGACAATATTACTGCTATACTTGTCCGGGCAAAAGTGCGTCCAAATATGGAAGGGACTGGGGACTAG
- a CDS encoding protein kinase domain-containing protein: MVTLTLLEPQQKTPLKQWCFENPSSIRIGRADDNDVVLSDSLVSRHHLELKQVSFSSSGGSWQVTSQGTNGTFLNGVLVIQSQLPDNSLLQLAQGGPILQFQIKEPTAKHNWLSPEWDKEKENFAVPVFSGKNLASLSSSCTHEGNSPKNLFCIHCGQPLSVQHTIRQYQVLRILGQGGMGTTYLAWDAAGIITLHPQLLVLKQMNADMAKIAKAQELFEREAHTLKSLNHSGIPRYYDFFVEGGKKYLAMELVHGQDLEKRVYTTGPVTPRQAIAWMIQTCDILDYLHSQEPPLIHRDIKPANLMVRNSDNHVVVLDFGAVKEIGTIPGTRIGAEGYCAPEQERGQPLTQSDLYAIGPTLIFLLTGENPFKFYRQRGRNFRFDVASVPTITPQLREIIDRVTEPLPRDRYQTAKELAIALGECQSKW; this comes from the coding sequence GTGGTTACTCTCACCCTGTTAGAACCGCAACAAAAAACACCACTAAAACAGTGGTGCTTTGAAAATCCTTCTTCAATTCGGATTGGTCGAGCAGATGACAATGACGTTGTTTTAAGCGATAGTTTGGTATCCCGCCATCATCTAGAACTTAAACAAGTCAGTTTTAGCAGTAGTGGTGGTTCTTGGCAAGTGACAAGTCAAGGCACAAATGGCACTTTCTTGAATGGTGTGCTAGTAATTCAAAGCCAATTGCCAGATAATTCCCTCCTGCAACTGGCGCAAGGAGGGCCAATATTGCAATTCCAAATTAAAGAGCCAACAGCAAAACACAATTGGTTGTCACCAGAATGGGACAAAGAAAAGGAAAACTTTGCTGTACCAGTATTCTCAGGAAAAAATCTTGCAAGTTTATCTTCTAGTTGCACTCACGAGGGTAATTCTCCTAAAAATCTGTTTTGTATTCACTGCGGTCAACCTTTGTCAGTGCAGCATACAATTCGCCAGTATCAAGTATTGCGAATACTGGGACAGGGAGGTATGGGTACTACTTATTTAGCTTGGGATGCAGCGGGTATAATCACACTACATCCACAGTTATTGGTGCTAAAGCAGATGAACGCTGATATGGCTAAAATTGCCAAAGCCCAAGAATTATTTGAGCGAGAGGCGCATACTCTCAAATCTCTTAACCATTCTGGAATCCCCAGGTATTACGACTTTTTTGTAGAAGGCGGTAAAAAATATCTGGCGATGGAATTAGTTCATGGGCAGGATTTGGAAAAACGAGTTTATACCACTGGTCCAGTCACGCCCAGACAAGCGATCGCCTGGATGATCCAAACCTGTGATATCTTAGATTATCTCCACAGCCAAGAACCACCACTAATACATCGCGATATCAAACCCGCTAACCTGATGGTGCGGAATAGTGATAATCACGTAGTAGTGTTAGATTTTGGGGCTGTAAAGGAAATCGGGACAATTCCTGGCACTCGCATTGGCGCAGAGGGTTATTGCGCCCCCGAACAAGAACGAGGACAACCCTTAACTCAATCTGACTTGTATGCCATTGGCCCAACACTAATTTTTCTGCTCACTGGCGAAAACCCTTTCAAGTTTTATCGTCAACGAGGGCGAAATTTCCGGTTTGATGTGGCAAGTGTGCCTACAATTACTCCTCAATTAAGAGAGATTATCGACCGCGTTACCGAGCCTTTGCCACGCGATCGCTATCAGACTGCCAAAGAACTGGCTATTGCGTTAGGCGAATGTCAATCTAAGTGGTGA
- a CDS encoding DUF4327 family protein: protein MTKQVIHPMVKLQRNVQSLVESDIIKPTDSIWKIALLYGNEWQHWKQELLDFGFSTQDPISELLSVEAWDEE from the coding sequence ATGACTAAGCAAGTGATTCACCCCATGGTGAAATTGCAACGTAATGTGCAATCACTAGTGGAATCCGATATTATCAAACCAACTGATAGCATTTGGAAGATAGCTTTGCTATATGGCAATGAATGGCAGCACTGGAAGCAGGAACTGCTAGACTTTGGATTCAGCACGCAAGACCCAATTAGCGAATTGCTATCTGTAGAAGCTTGGGACGAAGAGTAA
- a CDS encoding tetratricopeptide repeat protein gives MTSSKEDYLTTRAKQIEKKKKLLSIVSIVSLIGSAGFGVTRLINYASQSHQPAIVSTEPSLQQQAQGYELVLQREPNNQVALEKLSLLRLQLKDTKGSGELLEKLVKQYPDRQDYKVLLEQMKKQQGKSDSVDK, from the coding sequence ATGACTAGTTCTAAGGAAGATTACCTAACTACTCGTGCCAAGCAGATTGAGAAGAAAAAAAAGCTTTTATCGATTGTATCAATCGTGTCTTTAATAGGTTCGGCGGGATTTGGTGTCACTCGTTTAATAAATTATGCTAGTCAGTCTCATCAGCCAGCTATTGTATCTACTGAGCCTTCATTGCAACAACAGGCACAGGGTTATGAACTAGTTTTACAACGAGAACCAAACAACCAAGTTGCACTAGAAAAACTGTCTTTACTCCGGTTGCAGTTGAAGGATACTAAGGGTTCTGGAGAACTTTTAGAGAAGTTGGTGAAACAATATCCTGATAGGCAAGATTATAAGGTGCTTTTGGAACAGATGAAGAAGCAGCAGGGTAAGAGCGATTCAGTAGATAAATAA
- a CDS encoding FkbM family methyltransferase, with protein MTLQQKIKNEIKSNILIEEVKIDDFIHYHLDNNLTELVEKYQQDQNSQSDLEKLRLLRKQVTELLLSEEKNQIYRLYQTKYGEAYKILLHSGIKHESLTESEQGFITEVLAKVAKGFDESNAIQYLLVAMLYCRPHQLPLIYDLTQIPNWLLYDYLEFTLKSPLYFQEIGEVDNYYQYMERCISYLHTNIINNPQSEFWQNIAEYFTQLANFIPLYFNKENLKDIYTKRANIIEIHLQKSFNSIDYDFAERSPERKKIKLGILANHFLPQTETFAALSVYKYLNRDLFEVILFTFNANNHRLERHCFGHADTIIKLPADLVTQVQTIREVDLDILFIATNITAVTHQITLLSLHRLARIQMVDANSPVTTGMRHIDYYISSQLSETEENAQRHYTEKLITLDCPPQCFDFATEEQILATKNICRESLGINENTIVYVSGANYYKIIPEQEVTWAKIIANVPNSVLLLYPFNPNWSSSYPCTAFRKRIVNTFAKHGLSEDRLLILEPAPNRADVKERLKISDIYLDSYPYSGMTSLIDPLEVALPTVVMETETSRSRKGASLLQELGIYDLITNNEEDYIKLAIALGNNPELRQQKSAQIKEKMQGNPIFLNSRSYSAKIGSLFQEISSNYITDTLNQNFRLGDINLIIFPDWSQSEESVISELEQVIKTIATYPNSKKITLIININNFTLEYVELLLSSVTINLLMQEDLDITEGLDFFLVENLNYIQWQTILPHIYARIILDHEDKQTLTQVPVNKLLSCQLDNLNNQLYTISKQGNQMRDKIFKNLITYNIKQIPISLPCDHPLPYYQSRFRLYDKFISVVAKYLPNSQDFIIDIGANIGDTTALMLQYCSNPILCVEADKEFFSIMEHNLSKYRHRTVLVNSFVSGNDYKNVELVKSKGTVRAIESENNIVKSDSLKSIINNNNLDRCIFLKTDTDGFDFEILLSSIDVIKEHSPILYWENEISSLKDTEIAKNLLEQLSTINYEKYIVMDNFGNPLFYGGSSFNVEQINQYLLNNIYTQNNTFYYTDIVAFPSKYSYLISHIMSEYNHFIKNYEVYP; from the coding sequence GTGACTTTGCAACAAAAAATTAAAAATGAAATTAAATCTAATATTTTAATAGAAGAAGTTAAAATCGATGATTTTATACATTATCACTTAGACAATAATTTAACCGAACTTGTAGAAAAATATCAACAAGATCAAAATTCTCAGTCTGATCTAGAAAAGTTACGACTATTAAGAAAACAAGTAACTGAATTATTACTAAGCGAAGAGAAAAATCAAATTTATAGACTATACCAGACAAAATATGGTGAAGCTTATAAGATCCTACTTCATAGTGGAATAAAGCATGAATCATTAACAGAAAGTGAACAGGGCTTTATCACTGAAGTATTAGCAAAAGTTGCTAAAGGATTTGATGAATCGAACGCTATTCAATATCTGTTGGTAGCAATGCTCTATTGTCGTCCTCATCAGTTACCTCTGATATACGATTTGACTCAAATACCTAACTGGTTACTCTATGACTATCTCGAATTTACCTTAAAATCTCCTCTTTACTTTCAGGAAATAGGTGAAGTCGATAATTATTATCAATACATGGAGCGTTGTATTAGTTATCTCCATACAAATATTATTAATAATCCTCAATCTGAATTTTGGCAGAATATAGCTGAGTATTTTACCCAACTAGCAAACTTTATTCCTTTATATTTCAATAAAGAAAATTTAAAAGATATCTATACTAAACGTGCAAATATAATCGAAATACATTTGCAAAAATCCTTTAATAGTATTGACTACGATTTTGCAGAAAGATCTCCTGAAAGAAAAAAAATTAAGTTAGGTATTCTGGCTAACCATTTTCTTCCACAAACAGAAACTTTTGCTGCTTTGTCAGTATATAAATATTTAAATAGAGATTTATTTGAAGTAATACTTTTTACCTTTAACGCGAACAACCATCGTTTAGAACGACATTGCTTTGGTCATGCAGACACTATTATCAAACTTCCGGCAGATTTAGTTACTCAAGTACAAACTATCCGAGAAGTAGACCTTGATATTCTGTTCATTGCTACAAACATTACCGCAGTTACTCATCAGATTACTTTGCTTTCTTTGCATAGACTAGCTCGAATCCAGATGGTTGACGCTAATTCACCTGTAACAACAGGTATGCGTCATATAGATTACTATATTTCGAGTCAGCTTTCTGAAACTGAAGAAAATGCCCAAAGACATTATACAGAAAAGCTAATTACATTAGATTGTCCTCCTCAATGTTTTGATTTCGCAACAGAAGAGCAAATTCTAGCTACCAAAAATATTTGCCGGGAAAGTTTGGGAATTAATGAGAATACGATAGTTTATGTTTCTGGAGCTAATTACTACAAAATAATTCCAGAACAAGAAGTAACTTGGGCCAAGATAATTGCCAACGTGCCTAATTCTGTACTGTTACTTTATCCGTTTAATCCTAATTGGTCATCTTCTTATCCTTGTACTGCTTTCCGTAAGCGCATAGTTAATACTTTTGCTAAACATGGTCTGAGTGAAGATAGATTACTTATTCTTGAACCAGCACCAAACCGTGCTGATGTTAAAGAACGTTTAAAAATAAGCGATATCTACTTAGATTCCTATCCTTACTCTGGTATGACTTCGCTCATAGATCCTTTAGAAGTAGCTTTACCAACAGTGGTAATGGAAACAGAAACTTCTCGCTCTCGCAAAGGAGCATCACTTCTACAAGAGCTTGGAATATATGATTTAATTACTAACAACGAAGAAGATTATATTAAACTAGCGATTGCATTGGGTAATAATCCTGAATTACGTCAACAAAAGAGCGCACAAATTAAGGAAAAAATGCAAGGTAATCCTATTTTTCTAAATAGTCGTTCTTATTCAGCTAAAATAGGAAGCTTATTCCAGGAAATTTCCAGTAATTATATTACAGATACTCTGAATCAAAATTTCCGCTTAGGAGATATCAACTTAATAATTTTCCCTGACTGGTCGCAATCAGAAGAATCAGTAATTTCAGAATTAGAACAAGTGATCAAGACAATAGCAACTTATCCTAATAGTAAAAAAATTACGTTAATAATTAACATCAATAATTTTACTTTAGAGTATGTCGAATTGTTATTATCATCTGTAACCATAAACCTGCTGATGCAAGAAGACTTAGATATAACTGAAGGATTAGATTTTTTTTTGGTAGAAAACTTGAATTATATTCAATGGCAAACTATACTCCCTCATATCTATGCCAGAATTATTTTAGATCATGAAGATAAACAAACTTTAACGCAAGTGCCAGTAAATAAACTACTATCTTGTCAACTTGATAATTTGAATAATCAACTATATACTATATCAAAACAAGGAAATCAAATGAGAGACAAAATATTTAAAAATCTTATTACATATAATATTAAACAAATACCAATAAGTCTTCCTTGCGATCATCCTTTGCCGTACTATCAAAGTAGGTTTAGACTTTATGATAAGTTCATTAGTGTTGTAGCTAAATATTTACCAAATAGTCAAGATTTTATAATTGATATTGGAGCAAATATTGGTGATACAACTGCTCTGATGTTGCAATATTGCTCAAATCCTATTCTATGTGTAGAAGCAGATAAAGAATTTTTTTCTATTATGGAACATAATCTTTCAAAGTACAGGCATAGAACTGTTCTTGTAAATTCTTTTGTATCAGGAAACGATTATAAAAATGTAGAATTAGTAAAAAGTAAAGGTACAGTGAGAGCAATAGAAAGTGAAAATAATATTGTGAAGTCTGATTCTTTAAAATCTATTATTAATAATAATAATTTAGACAGATGTATTTTTTTAAAAACTGATACTGATGGGTTTGATTTTGAAATTTTATTATCTTCTATAGATGTAATAAAAGAACATAGTCCTATATTGTATTGGGAAAATGAGATTTCATCTTTAAAAGATACAGAAATTGCAAAAAATTTACTGGAACAGTTGTCAACAATAAATTATGAAAAATATATTGTTATGGATAATTTTGGAAATCCTTTATTTTACGGAGGTTCCTCATTTAATGTAGAACAAATTAATCAGTATTTATTAAATAATATATATACGCAAAACAATACGTTTTATTATACAGATATAGTTGCTTTTCCTAGTAAATATAGTTATCTTATTTCACACATTATGTCTGAATATAATCATTTTATTAAAAATTATGAAGTATATCCGTAA
- a CDS encoding Uma2 family endonuclease translates to MTAIKINFNHVVKLNDNQFYQLCQDNPDIKFERNVNGELIVMPPTGGETGKYNAKLTTKFVLWNEQTQLGEVFDSSTCFRLPNGADRSPDVSWIELSRWNTLSAEQREKFPPIAPDFVLELMSPSDSLSETQAKMQEYMNAGVKLGWLINRKTRCVEIYRQGRPKEVLESPTSLSGEDVLLGFTLDLQIVWN, encoded by the coding sequence GTGACTGCTATTAAGATTAACTTTAACCATGTTGTCAAGCTGAATGACAATCAATTTTATCAACTATGTCAAGACAATCCTGATATCAAATTTGAGCGCAATGTCAACGGAGAATTAATAGTAATGCCCCCTACAGGAGGAGAAACTGGAAAATATAACGCTAAACTTACTACAAAATTTGTTTTGTGGAACGAACAAACACAACTGGGTGAAGTCTTTGACTCTTCTACTTGTTTTAGACTACCCAATGGCGCAGACCGTTCTCCTGATGTTTCTTGGATAGAACTTAGCAGATGGAACACTCTTTCAGCAGAACAACGTGAAAAATTTCCTCCCATCGCTCCCGATTTTGTTTTAGAGCTAATGTCTCCATCTGATAGTTTGAGCGAGACACAAGCTAAAATGCAAGAATATATGAATGCAGGAGTCAAGCTAGGCTGGCTTATTAATAGAAAAACACGCTGTGTAGAAATTTATCGACAAGGGCGACCAAAAGAAGTATTAGAATCTCCTACAAGTTTATCTGGAGAAGATGTATTACTTGGTTTTACTTTAGACTTACAAATTGTCTGGAATTAA
- a CDS encoding XisI protein produces MEKVAKYRQIIQQILQDYNKQKTVSGNIEVENIFDIERDHYQILHIGWEGQEWVHSCIIHIDIKKGKIWLQWNGTEDDIAADLVTMGVPKEDIVLGFQSPFMRKFTEYAVG; encoded by the coding sequence ATGGAAAAAGTAGCAAAATATCGCCAGATTATACAGCAGATATTACAGGACTATAACAAGCAAAAGACTGTTAGCGGCAATATAGAAGTTGAAAATATTTTTGATATAGAACGCGACCATTACCAAATACTACATATAGGCTGGGAAGGACAAGAATGGGTACATAGTTGTATCATCCACATTGATATTAAGAAGGGAAAAATTTGGCTTCAATGGAATGGAACAGAGGATGATATTGCAGCAGATTTAGTTACTATGGGAGTTCCTAAAGAAGACATTGTGCTAGGTTTTCAGTCACCTTTCATGAGGAAATTCACAGAATATGCAGTAGGTTAA
- a CDS encoding XisH family protein encodes MSARDIFLQVVKRALQKDGWYITHDPLSISVGGVNVSIDLGAEKLIAAEREGEKIAVEVKSFLEKSSAISEFHTALGQFINYRGALKRRQPERVLYLAVLLTTYTTFFKLDFPQAMIEENQVKMIIYDVEQEVVVKWKK; translated from the coding sequence ATGTCTGCTAGAGATATCTTTCTTCAAGTGGTTAAACGAGCTTTACAGAAGGATGGTTGGTACATAACTCACGATCCACTGTCAATTAGTGTTGGTGGCGTGAATGTCTCTATTGATTTAGGCGCAGAAAAACTGATTGCGGCAGAACGAGAAGGAGAAAAAATTGCAGTCGAAGTCAAAAGTTTTTTGGAGAAGTCATCTGCAATTTCAGAATTTCATACAGCATTGGGACAATTTATCAATTATAGAGGCGCACTGAAACGACGGCAGCCAGAACGTGTTTTATATTTAGCAGTACTTTTGACAACTTATACAACATTTTTTAAACTTGATTTTCCTCAAGCCATGATTGAAGAAAATCAAGTCAAAATGATTATTTATGATGTAGAACAAGAGGTAGTTGTCAAATGGAAAAAGTAG
- a CDS encoding O-linked N-acetylglucosamine transferase, SPINDLY family protein: MLSLTSPTQLHQHAEKYLLAGNYNQAASLYEEAITIEPNIKSYYWYLGLILLLQGQDVEAQTTWLMAIMQGEPEQVEAWNSELVKILQTEAERRERIEEHSIAEKIRQSIKEFSPQNIHNLLHLLQLAIKLEIYTGENLQELEIIEILQSEPRIEVNLELLLESLKIVLDYAPNHPSTLDFVEACLPYCKDNTQALLITLLPAALDIGYSQKQFGVAVQLCKLYLQLSPNNTEVIGHLASLYQNAGEYEKGIEVAKLFFSLVEGLADQVFANRQILRGLMTAGGHWEESCSIHNRQESLVKLLIEEKPVQLDAARIARLFNANFFTPYIKDNPINSRSIQNQLMQICQNNVDISEQKIVNRYFQGNLARKKQFETTKKLNIGYLSHCLRSHSVGWLARWLFQHHDRNKFQINGYFINTNPLCDPLHEWYLTKVDKTYKSNESLQLAEQIYQDEIDILIDLDSITLDTTCDVISLKPAPVQVTWLGWDASGIPAVDYFIADPYVLPDSAQKYYKEKIWRLPQTYIGVDGFEVSVPTVNRDQLDIPDDAIVYLCGQRGFKRHPDISRLQLQILKEVPNSYFLIKGISDEKSIKSFFEELTEEEGIDSSKLRFLPIVFSESIHRANLGIADIVLDTYPYNGATTTLETLWMCIPMVTRVGEQFAARNSYTMMMNAGITEGIAWTNEEYVEWGIRLGKDEALRQQIAWKLKQSRKTSPLWNGKQFTHEMENAYTQMWQKYISS, from the coding sequence ATGCTCTCTTTAACTTCACCAACCCAATTGCATCAGCACGCTGAAAAATATTTACTAGCAGGAAATTACAACCAAGCTGCTAGTCTTTATGAAGAAGCAATTACCATAGAACCTAATATTAAATCCTACTATTGGTATTTAGGATTAATATTATTGTTACAAGGGCAAGACGTAGAAGCCCAAACAACTTGGTTAATGGCAATAATGCAAGGAGAGCCAGAACAAGTTGAGGCTTGGAACAGCGAATTAGTCAAAATTTTGCAAACAGAAGCTGAACGCCGAGAAAGGATAGAAGAACATTCAATTGCAGAAAAAATTCGGCAAAGTATTAAAGAATTTTCTCCTCAAAATATTCATAACTTATTGCACTTACTACAGTTAGCCATCAAGTTAGAAATTTATACAGGTGAAAATTTACAAGAACTAGAGATAATTGAAATTCTCCAATCTGAGCCAAGAATAGAAGTCAATTTAGAATTATTGCTTGAATCGCTTAAAATTGTTTTAGATTATGCACCGAATCATCCCTCAACCTTAGATTTTGTTGAAGCCTGTTTACCATATTGCAAAGATAATACCCAGGCTTTACTAATTACTTTATTGCCAGCCGCCTTAGACATTGGTTATTCTCAAAAACAATTTGGTGTAGCAGTACAGTTATGCAAACTGTATTTACAATTAAGTCCTAATAATACAGAAGTCATCGGTCATTTGGCTAGCCTATATCAAAATGCAGGTGAATATGAAAAAGGTATAGAAGTTGCTAAGTTATTCTTTTCTTTAGTAGAGGGACTGGCAGATCAAGTTTTTGCTAATCGCCAAATTCTGCGAGGATTAATGACAGCAGGTGGACATTGGGAAGAGTCTTGCTCTATACATAATAGGCAAGAATCGTTAGTAAAATTGCTCATTGAAGAAAAGCCTGTACAACTTGATGCTGCTAGAATAGCCAGATTATTTAATGCTAATTTTTTTACTCCTTATATTAAAGATAATCCCATTAACAGCCGCAGCATCCAAAATCAATTAATGCAGATTTGTCAAAACAATGTAGATATTTCTGAGCAAAAAATAGTCAATCGGTACTTTCAAGGTAACTTAGCAAGAAAAAAACAATTTGAAACTACCAAAAAATTAAACATAGGATATTTATCACATTGCCTGAGAAGTCATTCTGTGGGTTGGCTAGCACGATGGTTATTTCAGCATCATGATCGAAATAAATTTCAAATTAATGGTTATTTTATTAATACTAATCCACTATGCGATCCATTGCATGAATGGTATCTTACTAAAGTTGATAAAACTTACAAATCAAATGAATCTTTGCAACTTGCTGAACAAATTTATCAAGATGAAATAGATATTTTAATTGATTTAGATAGTATTACTTTAGATACCACCTGTGATGTTATATCCCTCAAACCTGCACCAGTTCAAGTCACTTGGTTGGGTTGGGATGCTTCAGGTATTCCAGCAGTAGACTATTTCATTGCCGACCCTTACGTTTTACCAGATTCAGCACAGAAATATTACAAAGAAAAAATTTGGCGTTTACCTCAAACCTATATAGGTGTAGATGGATTTGAGGTCAGTGTGCCGACAGTAAATCGTGATCAATTAGATATTCCTGATGATGCAATAGTTTATCTCTGTGGACAAAGAGGTTTTAAGCGACACCCAGATATTAGCAGACTGCAATTACAGATTCTTAAAGAAGTTCCTAATAGCTATTTCTTGATTAAAGGAATATCTGACGAAAAATCCATTAAAAGCTTTTTTGAAGAACTAACAGAAGAAGAAGGTATAGATTCTTCAAAACTGCGGTTTTTGCCAATTGTATTTTCTGAATCAATTCACAGAGCTAATTTAGGCATTGCTGATATAGTCCTAGATACCTATCCTTATAACGGAGCTACAACCACTTTAGAAACATTATGGATGTGCATACCTATGGTAACGCGAGTAGGTGAACAATTCGCCGCCCGTAACAGCTATACCATGATGATGAATGCTGGTATAACAGAAGGTATTGCTTGGACTAATGAAGAATACGTTGAGTGGGGTATTCGGTTGGGTAAAGATGAAGCCTTAAGACAGCAAATTGCTTGGAAGTTGAAACAATCAAGAAAAACATCACCTCTATGGAATGGTAAGCAGTTTACCCATGAAATGGAAAATGCTTACACCCAAATGTGGCAAAAATATATTAGTTCGTAG